Part of the Brassica oleracea var. oleracea cultivar TO1000 chromosome C8, BOL, whole genome shotgun sequence genome is shown below.
TGACCTCTTTTAACTTGAAACCTTACGAAAACTCTCTGTCACCGCTTCAATTAGGTATAACTCATCGTCTCTTTTATATTTTTGTGTGACTGTTTTGTTTTCGGATTTCTGATGCCTTATTTGGAACACTTGTCTATTGTTAAGCTGTAAATGTACCAATACAAAAACTGTTATTACATGAAGAACATACACGTTTGGTTCATAGTACATCAGTTTTATTTTATTTTTTGGTCAAAAGTACATCAGTTTTATAGAATGGATAAATATTGCTTTAAACTGTATTATTAATTAATTTTCACTTTTGTAACATTTTACTGATTTGTTAATTTACTTAACATTTATATTTAAACAAAATTTTTAACTAAGATATTTTGATATTTCTGTAAAATTGATTAATTATGTTATTACAAATAATTTTAATATATGCAAGCTTTTGAGATGGATGAGAAAAAAAGGAAAAATTTGATATATATATATATATATATATATAATATGTATGATGCATGAATTGAAACAAGAAATCAAAACTAGCGGATCAATATTTTTAAGGAGACATCTAGAGATGGAGCATACCTTGAGTTGGGTGATAGACAACTTCTCCGAGAAGAATGATGAGATAAGAACTGCTAACTTCTCAATCAGCGGGTGTGAATGGTAAATATATAGGAAAAAACAAAATCACATTCTTTTTTTTGGCTGAGTTTTATTATTATTTTCTAACATGTAAAAAGGGTTTTCTCCTAGGTGTGTTTGTGTGCATCCCAAGGGTGCGTCTGGCTCTGATCACTTGTGTCTGTACCTGCAAGTTGTGAATCCTGATTCATTGAGTCTTGGATGGAAAAGGAGAGCTAGCTATTGCTTTGTTTTGTTGAATCAATCCGGAAAAGAGCTATTCAGATCACCTGGTAAATTATATCAAACATTTTACTTAGTGATGATTAATATCTGATTGATTTACTAAGAAGATTAAAAATCTTGCAGAGGAAAGCAGATGCACATTGTTCTGCAGTGAGATCTTATCCTGGGGTTACTATAAGACGCTGCCTCTTTCCAAGCTCCAAGAAAAAGGGTTTCTGAAGAAGAACAAACTAACCATTAAAATCTACATCAAAGTCCTTGAAGTTGTTCATCAAGGAAAGTCAACAGAGAATGAGATGTTAGATTACGGTGGTTTTCAGATCCCTGCTTCTCAAGTAAGCTAACCCTAATCTTTAATAAATAAATCCCATTTGTTAATGATTAGCATAACAACATCCTATCTCTCTCTCTCTGTTTTGGCAGCTTGCACTACTGACCAAGAATGTCATCATACATGACCCAAACTTTGCGGTAGATATTGTGTTGGGTTTTTCCCTCATTAGCCCAAGACCCAAGAAGCCCAAGAAGAAGAAGAAATATCTAGAGAAAAATGGAGAAGGATGAAGAAGTGTGTAGAAAAGGAAGTGTGTAGAAGATGAAGTGTGTAGAAGATGAAGTGTGTAGAAGATGAAGTGTGTAGAAGATGAAGTGTGTAGAAGATGAAGTGTGTAGAAGATGAAGTGTGTAGAAGATGAAGTGTGTAGAAGATGAAGTGTGTAGAAGATGAAGTGTGTAGAAGATGAAGTGTGTAGAAGATGAAGTGTGTAGAAGATGAAGTGTGTAGAAGATGAAGTGTGTAGAAGATGAAGTGTGTAGAAGATGAAGTGTGTAGAAGATGAAGTGTGTAGAAGATGAAGTGTGTAGAAGATGAAGTGTGTAGAAGATGAAGTGTGTAGAAGATGAAGTGTGTAGAAGATGA
Proteins encoded:
- the LOC106309424 gene encoding MATH domain and coiled-coil domain-containing protein At2g42465-like; amino-acid sequence: MEHTLSWVIDNFSEKNDEIRTANFSISGCEWCVCVHPKGASGSDHLCLYLQVVNPDSLSLGWKRRASYCFVLLNQSGKELFRSPEESRCTLFCSEILSWGYYKTLPLSKLQEKGFLKKNKLTIKIYIKVLEVVHQGKSTENEMLDYGGFQIPASQLALLTKNVIIHDPNFAVDIVLENQAVNTKYRNLLRIVETLSKPPQSLSLAQLCNAQSEVNALEEAGFKLDWLNSKIEELSVECKKEPLSDGSRVRQLEDRVNNVELTLSDLKAELDREKIKSAAAAAAAAKVSSFQFIDFIIKRFFLTCFSFSKY